One window of the Helicobacter sp. 11S03491-1 genome contains the following:
- the thrB gene encoding homoserine kinase, with product MIVSIPATSANLGPGFDSLGLSLNFRNQFHITPSKLTSIQIVGEGEGMPKFLIDNMFVKIFKKTLLDFGILEREFRFFFSNKIPISRGMGSSSAVIVGAISAAYEVAGKKIDRESILNAALNYESHPDNITPAVYGGFNVAVVDYKKVYHLKQQIPDMFQAVMVVPNRSISTKYSRQALPRKYSVAESVFNLSRASLMSLAFAQGKWEFLRLASKDRFHQDRRMKQFPILFGVQKIALENGALMSTLSGSGSSFFNMCYRDDAQKLAAIFTKKFSNFRVFVLDFDNDGIVFEQE from the coding sequence ATGATTGTAAGTATTCCTGCAACAAGCGCTAATCTGGGACCGGGATTTGATTCTCTTGGATTAAGTCTTAATTTTAGAAACCAATTTCATATTACACCTTCTAAGCTTACAAGTATTCAGATTGTAGGAGAAGGTGAGGGAATGCCCAAGTTTTTGATTGATAATATGTTTGTAAAAATATTCAAAAAAACTTTATTAGACTTTGGGATTCTTGAGAGGGAATTTAGATTTTTTTTTAGTAACAAAATCCCTATTTCCAGAGGTATGGGAAGCAGTTCGGCAGTTATTGTAGGCGCCATTAGCGCTGCTTATGAAGTTGCAGGGAAAAAAATTGATAGAGAAAGTATTTTAAATGCAGCCCTTAATTATGAATCCCATCCGGATAATATCACTCCTGCAGTTTATGGGGGATTTAATGTAGCTGTGGTTGATTATAAAAAAGTCTATCATTTAAAACAGCAAATTCCTGATATGTTTCAAGCTGTAATGGTTGTGCCTAATCGTTCCATCTCAACAAAATATTCCAGACAAGCTTTGCCTAGAAAATATTCTGTAGCAGAAAGTGTTTTTAATCTTTCCAGAGCTTCTTTGATGAGCCTGGCATTTGCACAAGGAAAATGGGAATTTTTGAGGTTAGCGAGCAAAGATAGATTTCATCAAGATAGAAGAATGAAGCAATTCCCTATTCTTTTTGGGGTTCAAAAAATAGCGCTAGAGAATGGAGCGCTTATGAGTACGCTTTCCGGGAGTGGATCATCGTTTTTTAATATGTGCTATAGAGATGATGCTCAAAAGCTGGCAGCTATTTTTACTAAAAAATTTTCAAATTTCAGAGTTTTTGTGCTGGATTTTGATAATGATGGTATTGTATTTGAGCAAGAATAA